In Oryza brachyantha chromosome 2, ObraRS2, whole genome shotgun sequence, a single window of DNA contains:
- the LOC102710757 gene encoding disease resistance protein RGA5-like isoform X1, with translation MAVVAGAMTTLIAKLTTLLMDQYKLQRGARGDIMFIKEELESIQAALEKLFEVQVTDSQVKIWERDVREQSYDIEDIIDTFMVHVETHLLARPHGLLEGFVKGSLSRLKRARIRHSIATDIRRIRRLVNEATARRERYKVDSIVAAAKMETKIDPRLVGIYGEAAKLVGISGPKEELARLLMESEGTTKNKLKVISIVGVGGLGKTTLANVIYQQFRQQFDCHAFVSVSLKPDLKKILGSILRQFSQQGYNWTEAWGAEEIINQIRDEIKDKRYLIVIDDIWEKPAWECIECALIENDCESRIITTSRVLDAATPSSSEVDHTIYKLQPLSYDNSKKLFYKRIFCCEDGCPSELKDISEKTLRKCDGVPLAIITIGSLLATRPQNINQWDRVHNLIGSGLEKSHHVEDMRHILSISYYDLPADLRACFLYLTIYPEDYNIQRDQLIRRWISEGFILGENVDALYEQGGNYFSELINRSMIQPAYIDSHGRVHACRVHDMVLDLITSLSNETNFLTVLGGQQCTYYPNKVRRLCLQSSIYGYGHTIQQKKVKWPRLRSLILFPHATNLLPSLSRFRILRVLDLEGCQDLKCCQIEGICDLFHLRSLILKDTNISSLPPKIGNLSCLHTLDIRHTVITELPSTVVYLRKLVTLLIDASVKLPDGIGNMECLQEISLVGISKSPNFLKDLGSLTELRILQISESSGVWYKSYEKTLSDSLCSLHKIHDLYIHGCKLSAVFVSNIRCFPQHLRYFSCGQLSMLPRWINSSLLHLSTIDLILNILRQDDLQSLGALHFLHCLRLNVFKIEPERLVVGTGHAKFHNLAEFSFTTHALGLIFRQYSMPRLENLELAFNVQETMNFDIGLEHLSSLKAVTVRLDCRDSRIFEVQSADAAIRRIAYMNSNQPNVHVIRHYEHNMIKDDVKVQKETKEGKEILENKIGPWGGNGGVTCDIKVASKRLESVTICSGIIIDALAFSYFDKDGERHTTSLWGGLGGSVQLINLDEREYLVEVIGTVGPFNVSSEAITSLTLVTNVRSYGPFGQPQGTPFRTPLKKNSCIVGFFGRSGTYLDAVGVYFHPL, from the exons ATGGCAGTTGTGGCAGGGGCAATGACCACCCTCATTGCTAAGTTGACTACCCTGCTGATGGATCAATACAAGCTGCAGAGGGGTGCAAGGGGAGATATCATGTTTATCAAAGAGGAGCTCGAAAGCATTCAGGCTGCCCTTGAGAAGTTGTTTGAGGTGCAAGTAACTGACAGCCAGGTTAAGATTTGGGAGAGGGATGTGAGGGAGCAGTCCTATGACATTGAGGATATCATTGACACCTTCATGGTTCACGTCGAGACCCATTTGCTAGCCAGGCCACATGGACTCCTCGAAGGGTTCGTGAAGGGAAGTCTGAGCCGGCTGAAAAGAGCAAGGATTCGCCACAGTATTGCTACTGACATTAGACGTATTAGGAGGCTTGTCAATGAGGCGACGGCACGCCGTGAAAGGTATAAGGTTGATAGTATTGTTGCTGCTGCCAAGATGGAAACCAAGATTGATCCCCGTTTAGTTGGTATCTACGGAGAGGCTGCAAAACTTGTTGGCATAAGTGGCCCAAAGGAAGAATTGGCCAGGTTGCTGATGGAGTCAGAGGGCACCACAAAGAATAAACTGAAAGTGATCTCCATCGTTGGAGTTGGTGGTTTAGGCAAGACAACTCTTGCTAATGTCATATATCAACAGTTTAGACAGCAATTTGATTGTCATGCTTTTGTTTCAGTGTCCTTAAAGCCCGATTTAAAGAAGATCCTGGGTAGCATACTCCGTCAATTCAGTCAACAAGGCTATAATTGGACAGAAGCATGGGGTGCTGAGGAAATCATAAACCAAATCAGGGATGAAATTAAGGACAAGAG GTACTTGATTGTAATTGATGATATATGGGAGAAACCAGCGTGGGAATGTATCGAGTGTGCTTTAATAGAAAATGACTGTGAAAGCAGAATAATCACAACAAGTAGAGTTCTTGATGCTGCCACACCAAGCTCCTCTGAGGTTGATCATACCATTTATAAGCTGCAGCCACTTTCTTATGACAACTCGAAAAAATTGTTCTACAAAAGGATATTTTGCTGTGAAGATGGTTGCCCATCGGAACTGAAGGATATATCTGAAAAAACTCTAAGAAAGTGTGATGGAGTCCCATTAGCCATCATCACCATAGGCAGTTTGTTGGCTACGAGACCACAAAATATAAACCAATGGGATAGGGTACACAATTTAATTGGTTCTGGACTTGAGAAAAGCCACCATGTGGAGGATATGCGGCACATATTGTCTATTAGTTATTACGATTTGCCAGCCGATTTAAGAGCTTGCTTCCTATATCTAACTATATATCCAGAGGATTACAATATACAGAGAGATCAACTGATACGCAGATGGATATCTGAAGGGTTTATCCTCGGAGAAAATGTGGATGCTTTATATGAACAAGGAGGCAATTACTTCAGTGAGCTAATTAACAGAAGCATGATTCAACCAGCATACATTGACAGTCATGGAAGGGTACACGCTTGTCGTGTACATGATATGGTACTCGATCTTATCACATCATTGTCAAATGAAACAAATTTTCTGACGGTATTAGGTGGTCAGCAGTGCACATATTATCCAAACAAGGTTCGCCGGTTGTGCCTCCAGAGCAGCATATATGGGTATGGCCACACCATACAACAGAAGAAAGTGAAGTGGCCCCGGTTGAGGTCACTAATCCTATTCCCCCATGCTACCAACTTGTTGCCATCCCTTTCGAGATTCCGTATTTTGCGTGTGCTGGATTTGGAAGGTTGTCAAGACTTGAAGTGTTGCCAAATCGAGGGTATCTGTGATTTGTTTCATTTGAGGTCTCTAATACTGAAGGATACAAATATTAGTAGCCTACCCCCAAAAATTGGTAACCTAAGTTGTTTACACACACTGGACATAAGGCACACTGTCATAACTGAACTTCCGTCAACAGTTGTTTATCTAAGAAAACTGGTGACCCTACTAATTGACGCATCCGTAAAATTACCTGATGGAATTGGGAACATGGAGTGCTTACAGGAAATATCATTGGTTGGTATTAGCAAGTCTCCAAACTTTTTGAAGGATCTAGGGAGTTTGACAGAATTAAGAATACTCCAGATTTCAGAGAGTTCTGGTGTGTGGTATAAGAGTTATGAGAAAACTTTGAGTGATTCCTTGTGTAGTCTGCACAAAATTCATGATCTTTACATCCATGGCTGTAAACTGTCCGCTGTGTTCGTATCAAATATAAGATGCTTTCCTCAGCATCTCCGATATTTTTCATGTGGCCAATTATCCATGTTGCCAAGGTGGATCAATTCATCCTTATTGCATCTCTCCACCATAGATTTGATACTTAACATACTACGACAAGACGATCTTCAAAGTCTTGGTGCCTTACATTTTCTGCATTGTCTCCGTCTTAATGTGTTTAAAATTGAACCTGAAAGGTTGGTTGTTGGCACTGGGCATGCAAAGTTCCATAATCTAGCTGAGTTTTCGTTTACCACTCATGCCTTGGGGCTTATATTTAGACAATATTCTATGCCAAGGCTTGAAAACCTTGAGCTAGCTTTTAATGTTCAAGAGACAATGAATTTTGATATTGGCTTGGAGCACCTATCTTCTCTTAAGGCTGTCACTGTAAGACTTGATTGTAGGGATTCCAGAATTTTTGAGGTGCAAAGTGCAGATGCTGCCATTCGGAGGATTGCATACATGAACTCCAACCAACCTAATGTTCATGTGATCAGGCATTATGAACACAACATGATAAAGGATGATGTGAAGGTTCAGAAGGAAACAAAAGAGGGAAAAGAG ATATTGGAAAATAAGATTGGTCCATGGGGTGGAAATGGTGGTGTCACTTGCGACATCAAGGTGGCATCCAAACGCTTGGAAAGTGTTACTATTTGTAGCGGAATAATCATTGACGCCCTTGCATTTTCTTACTTCGACAAAGATGGAGAGCGGCACACGACCAGCCTATGGGGTGGTCTTGGTGGGAGTGTTCAACTG ATTAATCTTGATGAAAGAGAGTATCTTGTGGAGGTTATTGGAACAGTGGGTCCATTCAATGTGTCATCCGAGGCTATAACATCGCTTACACTTGTGACCAATGTACGTAGCTATGGACCTTTTGGGCAGCCACAGGGTACTCCTTTCCGCACTCCACTGAAGAAAAACAGTTGCATTGTTGGCTTCTTTGGGCGTTCAGGAACATATCTTGATGCAGTTGGGGTCTATTTTCATCCTCTTTAG
- the LOC102721243 gene encoding nicotianamine aminotransferase 1-like — MENGGNGNEAPAWRFGAASPGLEAARAQSIRALVYRMYDCLDRGDARPVAPLAHGDPAAFACFSAAPPATDAVAAAAASGAHNTYAPAAGLAEACSAVAAHLSRELPYEVSPADVVLTAGCNHAIEIMMSVLASPGANVLLPRPGYPLYASRAALSGLEFRHFDLLPDREWEVDLAGVEALADENTVAIVIVNPNNPCGCVYSRDHLAKIAATARKLGIMVISDEVYDHFAFGSKPFVPMGVFGEVAPVVTLGGISKRWMVPGWRLGWIAATDPNGILRKKKIMESIIDYRAISVDPVTFVQGALPEILAKTEEAFFSEALGVVRQAAEICYEKLRGIECIACPHKPEGSMFVMAKLDLSRLDGIEDDVHFCSMLAREESVVICPGSGLGMKNWLRITFAVDPQLLEDGLERTKSFCQRHAKIKETHS; from the exons ATGGAGAACGGCGGCAATGGCAACGAGGCGCCGGCGTGGCGGTTCGGGGCGGCGAGCCCGGggctggaggcggcgagggcgcagAGCATCCGCGCGCTCGTCTACCGGATGTACGACTGCCTCGACCGCGGCGACGCGCGGCCCGTGGCGCCGCTCGCCCACGGCGACCCGGCCGCCTTCGCCTGCTTcagcgcggcgccgcccgccacggacgccgtcgccgccgccgccgcctccggcgcgCACAACACCtacgcccccgccgccgggctCGCGGAGGCGTGCAG tgcggtggcggcgcaccTGTCCCGCGAGCTACCCTACGAGGTGTCGCCCGCCGACGTGGTGCTCACCGCCGGCTGCAACCACGCCATCGAGATCATGATGTCCGTGCTCGCCTCGCCGGGCGCCAACGTGCTGCTCCCGCGGCCGGGCTACCCGCTGTACgcgtcgcgcgccgcgctGAGCGGCCTCGAGTTCCGCCACTTCGACCTCCTCCCGGACAGGGAGTGGGAggtcgacctcgccggcgtcgaggcCCTCGCCGACGAGAACACCGTCGCCATCGTCATCGTCAACCCCAACAACCCCTGCGGCTGCGTCTACTCCCGCGACCACCTCGCCAAG atcgcggcgacggcgaggaagcTGGGGATCATGGTGATCAGCGACGAGGTGTACGACCACTTCGCGTTCGGGAGCAAGCCGTTCGTGCCGATGGGGGTGTTCGGCGAGGTCGCGCCGGTGGTGACGCTGGGCGGCATCTCCAAGCGCTGGATGGTCCCCGGCTGGCGCCTCGGCTGGATAGCCGCCACCGATCCCAACGGAATCCtcaggaagaagaag ATCATGGAGTCCATCATAGACTACCGTGCCATCTCGGTCGATCCTGTAACGTTTGTTCAG GGGGCTTTGCCCGAGATCCTCGCGAAGACGGAGGAGGCGTTCTTCAGCGAGGCGCTGGGCGTGGTGAGGCAGGCCGCGGAGATATGCTACGAGAAGCTGAGGGGGATCGAGTGCATCGCCTGCCCTCACAAGCCGGAGGGCTCCATGTTCGTCATGGCGAAGCTGGACCTCTCGCGCCTGGATGGCATAGAGGATGACGTCCACTTCTGCAGCATGCTGGCCAGGGAGGAGTCCGTGGTGATTTGCCCAG GGAGTGGACTAGGGATGAAGAACTGGCTGAGGATAACCTTCGCAGTTGATCCACAGTTGCTTGAGGATGGTCTAGAGCGAACCAAGTCTTTCTGTCAGAGGCATGCTAAGATCAAGGAGACCCACTCGTGA
- the LOC102710757 gene encoding disease resistance protein RGA5-like isoform X3, protein MAVVAGAMTTLIAKLTTLLMDQYKLQRGARGDIMFIKEELESIQAALEKLFEVQVTDSQVKIWERDVREQSYDIEDIIDTFMVHVETHLLARPHGLLEGFVKGSLSRLKRARIRHSIATDIRRIRRLVNEATARRERYKVDSIVAAAKMETKIDPRLVGIYGEAAKLVGISGPKEELARLLMESEGTTKNKLKVISIVGVGGLGKTTLANVIYQQFRQQFDCHAFVSVSLKPDLKKILGSILRQFSQQGYNWTEAWGAEEIINQIRDEIKDKRYLIVIDDIWEKPAWECIECALIENDCESRIITTSRVLDAATPSSSEVDHTIYKLQPLSYDNSKKLFYKRIFCCEDGCPSELKDISEKTLRKCDGVPLAIITIGSLLATRPQNINQWDRVHNLIGSGLEKSHHVEDMRHILSISYYDLPADLRACFLYLTIYPEDYNIQRDQLIRRWISEGFILGENVDALYEQGGNYFSELINRSMIQPAYIDSHGRVHACRVHDMVLDLITSLSNETNFLTVLGGQQCTYYPNKVRRLCLQSSIYGYGHTIQQKKVKWPRLRSLILFPHATNLLPSLSRFRILRVLDLEGCQDLKCCQIEGICDLFHLRSLILKDTNISSLPPKIGNLSCLHTLDIRHTVITELPSTVVYLRKLVTLLIDASVKLPDGIGNMECLQEISLVGISKSPNFLKDLGSLTELRILQISESSGVWYKSYEKTLSDSLCSLHKIHDLYIHGCKLSAVFVSNIRCFPQHLRYFSCGQLSMLPRDSRIFEVQSADAAIRRIAYMNSNQPNVHVIRHYEHNMIKDDVKVQKETKEGKEILENKIGPWGGNGGVTCDIKVASKRLESVTICSGIIIDALAFSYFDKDGERHTTSLWGGLGGSVQLINLDEREYLVEVIGTVGPFNVSSEAITSLTLVTNVRSYGPFGQPQGTPFRTPLKKNSCIVGFFGRSGTYLDAVGVYFHPL, encoded by the exons ATGGCAGTTGTGGCAGGGGCAATGACCACCCTCATTGCTAAGTTGACTACCCTGCTGATGGATCAATACAAGCTGCAGAGGGGTGCAAGGGGAGATATCATGTTTATCAAAGAGGAGCTCGAAAGCATTCAGGCTGCCCTTGAGAAGTTGTTTGAGGTGCAAGTAACTGACAGCCAGGTTAAGATTTGGGAGAGGGATGTGAGGGAGCAGTCCTATGACATTGAGGATATCATTGACACCTTCATGGTTCACGTCGAGACCCATTTGCTAGCCAGGCCACATGGACTCCTCGAAGGGTTCGTGAAGGGAAGTCTGAGCCGGCTGAAAAGAGCAAGGATTCGCCACAGTATTGCTACTGACATTAGACGTATTAGGAGGCTTGTCAATGAGGCGACGGCACGCCGTGAAAGGTATAAGGTTGATAGTATTGTTGCTGCTGCCAAGATGGAAACCAAGATTGATCCCCGTTTAGTTGGTATCTACGGAGAGGCTGCAAAACTTGTTGGCATAAGTGGCCCAAAGGAAGAATTGGCCAGGTTGCTGATGGAGTCAGAGGGCACCACAAAGAATAAACTGAAAGTGATCTCCATCGTTGGAGTTGGTGGTTTAGGCAAGACAACTCTTGCTAATGTCATATATCAACAGTTTAGACAGCAATTTGATTGTCATGCTTTTGTTTCAGTGTCCTTAAAGCCCGATTTAAAGAAGATCCTGGGTAGCATACTCCGTCAATTCAGTCAACAAGGCTATAATTGGACAGAAGCATGGGGTGCTGAGGAAATCATAAACCAAATCAGGGATGAAATTAAGGACAAGAG GTACTTGATTGTAATTGATGATATATGGGAGAAACCAGCGTGGGAATGTATCGAGTGTGCTTTAATAGAAAATGACTGTGAAAGCAGAATAATCACAACAAGTAGAGTTCTTGATGCTGCCACACCAAGCTCCTCTGAGGTTGATCATACCATTTATAAGCTGCAGCCACTTTCTTATGACAACTCGAAAAAATTGTTCTACAAAAGGATATTTTGCTGTGAAGATGGTTGCCCATCGGAACTGAAGGATATATCTGAAAAAACTCTAAGAAAGTGTGATGGAGTCCCATTAGCCATCATCACCATAGGCAGTTTGTTGGCTACGAGACCACAAAATATAAACCAATGGGATAGGGTACACAATTTAATTGGTTCTGGACTTGAGAAAAGCCACCATGTGGAGGATATGCGGCACATATTGTCTATTAGTTATTACGATTTGCCAGCCGATTTAAGAGCTTGCTTCCTATATCTAACTATATATCCAGAGGATTACAATATACAGAGAGATCAACTGATACGCAGATGGATATCTGAAGGGTTTATCCTCGGAGAAAATGTGGATGCTTTATATGAACAAGGAGGCAATTACTTCAGTGAGCTAATTAACAGAAGCATGATTCAACCAGCATACATTGACAGTCATGGAAGGGTACACGCTTGTCGTGTACATGATATGGTACTCGATCTTATCACATCATTGTCAAATGAAACAAATTTTCTGACGGTATTAGGTGGTCAGCAGTGCACATATTATCCAAACAAGGTTCGCCGGTTGTGCCTCCAGAGCAGCATATATGGGTATGGCCACACCATACAACAGAAGAAAGTGAAGTGGCCCCGGTTGAGGTCACTAATCCTATTCCCCCATGCTACCAACTTGTTGCCATCCCTTTCGAGATTCCGTATTTTGCGTGTGCTGGATTTGGAAGGTTGTCAAGACTTGAAGTGTTGCCAAATCGAGGGTATCTGTGATTTGTTTCATTTGAGGTCTCTAATACTGAAGGATACAAATATTAGTAGCCTACCCCCAAAAATTGGTAACCTAAGTTGTTTACACACACTGGACATAAGGCACACTGTCATAACTGAACTTCCGTCAACAGTTGTTTATCTAAGAAAACTGGTGACCCTACTAATTGACGCATCCGTAAAATTACCTGATGGAATTGGGAACATGGAGTGCTTACAGGAAATATCATTGGTTGGTATTAGCAAGTCTCCAAACTTTTTGAAGGATCTAGGGAGTTTGACAGAATTAAGAATACTCCAGATTTCAGAGAGTTCTGGTGTGTGGTATAAGAGTTATGAGAAAACTTTGAGTGATTCCTTGTGTAGTCTGCACAAAATTCATGATCTTTACATCCATGGCTGTAAACTGTCCGCTGTGTTCGTATCAAATATAAGATGCTTTCCTCAGCATCTCCGATATTTTTCATGTGGCCAATTATCCATGTTGCCAAG GGATTCCAGAATTTTTGAGGTGCAAAGTGCAGATGCTGCCATTCGGAGGATTGCATACATGAACTCCAACCAACCTAATGTTCATGTGATCAGGCATTATGAACACAACATGATAAAGGATGATGTGAAGGTTCAGAAGGAAACAAAAGAGGGAAAAGAG ATATTGGAAAATAAGATTGGTCCATGGGGTGGAAATGGTGGTGTCACTTGCGACATCAAGGTGGCATCCAAACGCTTGGAAAGTGTTACTATTTGTAGCGGAATAATCATTGACGCCCTTGCATTTTCTTACTTCGACAAAGATGGAGAGCGGCACACGACCAGCCTATGGGGTGGTCTTGGTGGGAGTGTTCAACTG ATTAATCTTGATGAAAGAGAGTATCTTGTGGAGGTTATTGGAACAGTGGGTCCATTCAATGTGTCATCCGAGGCTATAACATCGCTTACACTTGTGACCAATGTACGTAGCTATGGACCTTTTGGGCAGCCACAGGGTACTCCTTTCCGCACTCCACTGAAGAAAAACAGTTGCATTGTTGGCTTCTTTGGGCGTTCAGGAACATATCTTGATGCAGTTGGGGTCTATTTTCATCCTCTTTAG
- the LOC102710757 gene encoding disease resistance protein RGA5-like isoform X2, translating into MAVVAGAMTTLIAKLTTLLMDQYKLQRGARGDIMFIKEELESIQAALEKLFEVQVTDSQVKIWERDVREQSYDIEDIIDTFMVHVETHLLARPHGLLEGFVKGSLSRLKRARIRHSIATDIRRIRRLVNEATARRERYKVDSIVAAAKMETKIDPRLVGIYGEAAKLVGISGPKEELARLLMESEGTTKNKLKVISIVGVGGLGKTTLANVIYQQFRQQFDCHAFVSVSLKPDLKKILGSILRQFSQQGYNWTEAWGAEEIINQIRDEIKDKRYLIVIDDIWEKPAWECIECALIENDCESRIITTSRVLDAATPSSSEVDHTIYKLQPLSYDNSKKLFYKRIFCCEDGCPSELKDISEKTLRKCDGVPLAIITIGSLLATRPQNINQWDRVHNLIGSGLEKSHHVEDMRHILSISYYDLPADLRACFLYLTIYPEDYNIQRDQLIRRWISEGFILGENVDALYEQGGNYFSELINRSMIQPAYIDSHGRVHACRVHDMVLDLITSLSNETNFLTVLGGQQCTYYPNKVRRLCLQSSIYGYGHTIQQKKVKWPRLRSLILFPHATNLLPSLSRFRILRVLDLEGCQDLKCCQIEGICDLFHLRSLILKDTNISSLPPKIGNLSCLHTLDIRHTVITELPSTVVYLRKLVTLLIDASVKLPDGIGNMECLQEISLVGISKSPNFLKDLGSLTELRILQISESSGVWYKSYEKTLSDSLCSLHKIHDLYIHGCKLSAVFVSNIRCFPQHLRYFSCGQLSMLPRWINSSLLHLSTIDLILNILRQDDLQSLGALHFLHCLRLNVFKIEPERLVVGTGHAKFHNLAEFSFTTHALGLIFRQYSMPRLENLELAFNVQETMNFDIGLEHLSSLKAVTVRLDCRDSRIFEVQSADAAIRRIAYMNSNQPNVHVIRHYEHNMIKDDVKVQKETKEGKEILENKIGPWGGNGGVTCDIKVASKRLESVTICSGIIIDALAFSYFDKDGERHTTSLWGGLGGSVQLELKMKWKLFSCRLILMKESILWRLLEQWVHSMCHPRL; encoded by the exons ATGGCAGTTGTGGCAGGGGCAATGACCACCCTCATTGCTAAGTTGACTACCCTGCTGATGGATCAATACAAGCTGCAGAGGGGTGCAAGGGGAGATATCATGTTTATCAAAGAGGAGCTCGAAAGCATTCAGGCTGCCCTTGAGAAGTTGTTTGAGGTGCAAGTAACTGACAGCCAGGTTAAGATTTGGGAGAGGGATGTGAGGGAGCAGTCCTATGACATTGAGGATATCATTGACACCTTCATGGTTCACGTCGAGACCCATTTGCTAGCCAGGCCACATGGACTCCTCGAAGGGTTCGTGAAGGGAAGTCTGAGCCGGCTGAAAAGAGCAAGGATTCGCCACAGTATTGCTACTGACATTAGACGTATTAGGAGGCTTGTCAATGAGGCGACGGCACGCCGTGAAAGGTATAAGGTTGATAGTATTGTTGCTGCTGCCAAGATGGAAACCAAGATTGATCCCCGTTTAGTTGGTATCTACGGAGAGGCTGCAAAACTTGTTGGCATAAGTGGCCCAAAGGAAGAATTGGCCAGGTTGCTGATGGAGTCAGAGGGCACCACAAAGAATAAACTGAAAGTGATCTCCATCGTTGGAGTTGGTGGTTTAGGCAAGACAACTCTTGCTAATGTCATATATCAACAGTTTAGACAGCAATTTGATTGTCATGCTTTTGTTTCAGTGTCCTTAAAGCCCGATTTAAAGAAGATCCTGGGTAGCATACTCCGTCAATTCAGTCAACAAGGCTATAATTGGACAGAAGCATGGGGTGCTGAGGAAATCATAAACCAAATCAGGGATGAAATTAAGGACAAGAG GTACTTGATTGTAATTGATGATATATGGGAGAAACCAGCGTGGGAATGTATCGAGTGTGCTTTAATAGAAAATGACTGTGAAAGCAGAATAATCACAACAAGTAGAGTTCTTGATGCTGCCACACCAAGCTCCTCTGAGGTTGATCATACCATTTATAAGCTGCAGCCACTTTCTTATGACAACTCGAAAAAATTGTTCTACAAAAGGATATTTTGCTGTGAAGATGGTTGCCCATCGGAACTGAAGGATATATCTGAAAAAACTCTAAGAAAGTGTGATGGAGTCCCATTAGCCATCATCACCATAGGCAGTTTGTTGGCTACGAGACCACAAAATATAAACCAATGGGATAGGGTACACAATTTAATTGGTTCTGGACTTGAGAAAAGCCACCATGTGGAGGATATGCGGCACATATTGTCTATTAGTTATTACGATTTGCCAGCCGATTTAAGAGCTTGCTTCCTATATCTAACTATATATCCAGAGGATTACAATATACAGAGAGATCAACTGATACGCAGATGGATATCTGAAGGGTTTATCCTCGGAGAAAATGTGGATGCTTTATATGAACAAGGAGGCAATTACTTCAGTGAGCTAATTAACAGAAGCATGATTCAACCAGCATACATTGACAGTCATGGAAGGGTACACGCTTGTCGTGTACATGATATGGTACTCGATCTTATCACATCATTGTCAAATGAAACAAATTTTCTGACGGTATTAGGTGGTCAGCAGTGCACATATTATCCAAACAAGGTTCGCCGGTTGTGCCTCCAGAGCAGCATATATGGGTATGGCCACACCATACAACAGAAGAAAGTGAAGTGGCCCCGGTTGAGGTCACTAATCCTATTCCCCCATGCTACCAACTTGTTGCCATCCCTTTCGAGATTCCGTATTTTGCGTGTGCTGGATTTGGAAGGTTGTCAAGACTTGAAGTGTTGCCAAATCGAGGGTATCTGTGATTTGTTTCATTTGAGGTCTCTAATACTGAAGGATACAAATATTAGTAGCCTACCCCCAAAAATTGGTAACCTAAGTTGTTTACACACACTGGACATAAGGCACACTGTCATAACTGAACTTCCGTCAACAGTTGTTTATCTAAGAAAACTGGTGACCCTACTAATTGACGCATCCGTAAAATTACCTGATGGAATTGGGAACATGGAGTGCTTACAGGAAATATCATTGGTTGGTATTAGCAAGTCTCCAAACTTTTTGAAGGATCTAGGGAGTTTGACAGAATTAAGAATACTCCAGATTTCAGAGAGTTCTGGTGTGTGGTATAAGAGTTATGAGAAAACTTTGAGTGATTCCTTGTGTAGTCTGCACAAAATTCATGATCTTTACATCCATGGCTGTAAACTGTCCGCTGTGTTCGTATCAAATATAAGATGCTTTCCTCAGCATCTCCGATATTTTTCATGTGGCCAATTATCCATGTTGCCAAGGTGGATCAATTCATCCTTATTGCATCTCTCCACCATAGATTTGATACTTAACATACTACGACAAGACGATCTTCAAAGTCTTGGTGCCTTACATTTTCTGCATTGTCTCCGTCTTAATGTGTTTAAAATTGAACCTGAAAGGTTGGTTGTTGGCACTGGGCATGCAAAGTTCCATAATCTAGCTGAGTTTTCGTTTACCACTCATGCCTTGGGGCTTATATTTAGACAATATTCTATGCCAAGGCTTGAAAACCTTGAGCTAGCTTTTAATGTTCAAGAGACAATGAATTTTGATATTGGCTTGGAGCACCTATCTTCTCTTAAGGCTGTCACTGTAAGACTTGATTGTAGGGATTCCAGAATTTTTGAGGTGCAAAGTGCAGATGCTGCCATTCGGAGGATTGCATACATGAACTCCAACCAACCTAATGTTCATGTGATCAGGCATTATGAACACAACATGATAAAGGATGATGTGAAGGTTCAGAAGGAAACAAAAGAGGGAAAAGAG ATATTGGAAAATAAGATTGGTCCATGGGGTGGAAATGGTGGTGTCACTTGCGACATCAAGGTGGCATCCAAACGCTTGGAAAGTGTTACTATTTGTAGCGGAATAATCATTGACGCCCTTGCATTTTCTTACTTCGACAAAGATGGAGAGCGGCACACGACCAGCCTATGGGGTGGTCTTGGTGGGAGTGTTCAACTG GAATTAAAGATGAAATGGAAACTTTTTTCTTGCAGATTAATCTTGATGAAAGAGAGTATCTTGTGGAGGTTATTGGAACAGTGGGTCCATTCAATGTGTCATCCGAGGCTATAA